The Salinibaculum sp. SYNS191 genome has a window encoding:
- the cas1 gene encoding CRISPR-associated endonuclease Cas1 — translation MSDARRGPDPRPPLEETVLYITTQGTQLGVNDNQYEIRDLSDTGEGEPSPNILEKFPVEKIETVNIFGRGVDLTSAVIAMASRTQTAINYFTTNGRFRGRFVPGETSVALLHEQQHHLSESDTHDVALRIVAGKVTNARRYLGRKGVEVPEDDGLATALTRLQAAETLNEIRGIEGAAAKSFFRHYEDTLADGWTMDGRSRRPPEDHVNSLLSLTYTMLEREAEAALRQVNLDPFVGIFHDMRHGRPALALDLMEEFRRGFADPFVARLINTETLTHDDFTVENELRDGAFDTYLSQFDQYLAEELTHDIVDRTLTRRETIRVQANLLRKRIIGDIPEYPPYETSR, via the coding sequence ATGAGTGATGCTCGTCGCGGTCCAGACCCACGCCCGCCACTTGAGGAGACAGTTCTGTACATCACGACGCAGGGAACACAACTCGGCGTCAACGATAATCAGTACGAGATTCGGGACCTAAGTGATACGGGGGAGGGAGAACCATCACCGAACATCCTCGAGAAGTTCCCTGTGGAAAAAATAGAGACTGTCAATATCTTCGGTCGAGGTGTTGACCTCACCTCTGCGGTGATTGCAATGGCGAGTCGAACGCAGACGGCAATCAACTACTTTACGACGAACGGACGGTTTCGAGGACGGTTCGTGCCGGGAGAGACATCTGTCGCGTTACTCCATGAACAGCAACACCACCTGTCAGAGTCAGATACTCATGACGTGGCCCTCCGCATCGTCGCCGGGAAGGTCACGAACGCCCGCCGGTATCTTGGTCGTAAGGGCGTGGAAGTCCCCGAAGATGACGGCCTTGCGACGGCTCTCACTCGCTTGCAAGCGGCGGAGACACTCAACGAAATCAGGGGAATAGAAGGAGCGGCGGCGAAGTCCTTTTTCCGCCACTACGAGGACACACTAGCTGACGGCTGGACGATGGACGGGCGGTCTCGACGACCACCGGAGGACCATGTCAATAGCCTCTTATCGTTGACTTACACTATGCTCGAACGGGAGGCGGAGGCAGCACTTCGACAGGTCAATCTCGACCCCTTCGTCGGCATTTTCCACGACATGCGACATGGACGTCCGGCGCTGGCACTGGATCTGATGGAAGAATTTCGCCGCGGATTTGCCGACCCGTTCGTGGCTCGTCTCATCAACACTGAAACGCTCACGCACGACGACTTCACGGTCGAGAACGAACTCCGCGACGGTGCATTTGACACGTATCTCTCGCAGTTCGACCAGTACCTGGCAGAGGAACTGACTCACGACATCGTGGATCGAACACTCACCCGTCGAGAAACGATCCGGGTGCAGGCAAACCTACTCAGGAAGCGAATCATAGGCGACATCCCTGAGTACCCACCGTACGAGACGAGCCGATGA
- the cas2 gene encoding CRISPR-associated endonuclease Cas2, with protein MSESRRFVVAYDASDDDLRSRIRSLCRRYGAHRQFSLFEVRFTETEKAEFVKDARDLVSEGDGQAEICIYSVGPVKNDVVIPDREMDDEPANIV; from the coding sequence ATGAGCGAGTCACGCAGATTCGTCGTCGCATACGACGCAAGCGACGACGATCTCCGCTCTCGGATACGCTCGCTTTGCCGTCGCTACGGAGCCCATCGGCAGTTCAGTCTCTTCGAAGTCCGATTTACAGAGACGGAGAAGGCTGAGTTCGTCAAGGACGCGCGTGACCTCGTATCAGAGGGAGACGGACAGGCAGAGATCTGTATTTACTCTGTTGGTCCGGTGAAAAACGACGTGGTGATACCCGACCGTGAGATGGATGATGAACCAGCAAATATTGTATGA
- the cas4 gene encoding CRISPR-associated protein Cas4, giving the protein MSALNQYLYCPRRWWYYEFFNPEDRSAVLVDGRTNHDSQSRTSTQFREQHFAAPDLCLHGAVDLLEQSEDEDHPTPVERKRGSSGRYYWNDEVQLAGYCLLLEHAVPEVITIESGYIYLYETDERHEITITDDHRCAVRETIAEIQALEPDNPPEVVDNPRKCEPCSVQHRCLPRTVETVSDDLSSAPQTGGDSHE; this is encoded by the coding sequence GTGAGTGCGCTGAATCAATATCTGTACTGTCCTCGCCGATGGTGGTACTACGAGTTCTTCAACCCGGAAGATAGGTCAGCCGTGCTCGTTGACGGGCGTACCAATCACGATAGTCAATCACGCACGAGCACACAATTTCGGGAGCAGCACTTTGCAGCCCCTGACCTCTGTCTGCACGGTGCTGTCGACCTGCTCGAACAGTCTGAGGATGAGGACCACCCCACCCCTGTTGAGCGAAAACGTGGCTCCAGCGGTCGTTACTACTGGAACGATGAAGTACAGTTGGCCGGCTACTGCCTGTTGCTGGAACACGCCGTGCCAGAGGTGATCACTATCGAGAGTGGATACATCTATTTATACGAGACAGACGAGCGCCACGAAATCACAATCACAGACGACCATCGGTGTGCGGTCCGTGAAACCATCGCGGAGATCCAGGCGCTTGAACCGGATAATCCGCCTGAGGTGGTAGACAATCCGCGGAAATGCGAGCCGTGTTCCGTTCAGCACCGCTGTCTTCCACGTACTGTCGAAACTGTCTCGGATGACCTTAGCTCCGCTCCACAGACAGGGGGAGATTCACATGAGTGA